One Rhododendron vialii isolate Sample 1 chromosome 2a, ASM3025357v1 genomic region harbors:
- the LOC131315524 gene encoding uncharacterized protein LOC131315524 isoform X1 — MIMQYQGSNQSTDDPPQNQEHDDIVDPAQYLAGDSAMLQQQQLRKNWSEASDWRPGGGGIMTMNNQGFEESNMGFEESMEMTTCFYFPPSPTNFPLYRPMPSVFFVSSEQENISLALSCQHILEDKSGALHVINERKKEINQLLFGDFHSYLLNKFGDLNQIVRASGVVPKGLESLLNKIADKDEMEMTLRRINWLEQHDEDIVDQQVIEHVSVVQQLIQNRGGELDVIFGEGVVTINGLEFRGGQGSPTAPETLLTCQAKISSRMWLGHGGQWAVEVRSSYIRLNTGSFTTVEDAICAHEWVVRWSGWEDLTGFPGLFENENRSKLPQQLPLPAQEERSDEDFGLVCCNATGNDEIEAVGTRSEGTEECVMADQARLSSLCLGKRKTKKKNPGGEKRNKKTNGVRLAIPLENILQTKGMRRKDAAKHLNVSMTKLKSSCREYGIQRWPPHNEHKLIRQSLPNATPAVVDQEGIPHLTSDIVPSNQALMATVDTNNFFEKEILLPQLLPTARQKNLDVGFGNDEDEAIGMEVAGTMEGVMVEAQLYFGCSGNGKWKEKSPGGERGKNKTTGVKIAIAKEDILETKGMHLKDAAKHLEVSRSTFKRACREHGIERWPPHKERELISQSHSNKSSAVVDQERTPQLNSDTLLPSAQVLDIVGTNIVTIMARYGEVRIKFRLSWPWRMVELEQQVKKRLPLEAGTYYIKYKDEDDGLMTLIACDEDLEDYISSSSRLGTHPIEVFLEPKLASS; from the exons ATGATCATGCAGTATCAAGGGTCTAACCAATCAACGGACGATCCGCCACAAAATCAAGAGCACGACGACATCGTCGACCCGGCACAGTACTTGGCCGGAGACTCGGCGAtgttgcagcagcagcagctacgTAAGAACTGGAGCGAAGCGTCAGATTGGAGGCCAGGAGGAGGGGGAATTATGACGATGAACAATCAAGGCTTTGAAGAATCGAATATGGGTTTTGAGGAATCCATGGAGATGACGACCTGTTTCTATTTCCCTCCGTCGCCCACAAATTTCCCTCTGTATCGACCGATGCCAAGTGTTTTTTTCGTTTCTAGTGAACAGGAGAACATAAGCTTGGCGTTGTCTTGTCAGCACATTCTTGAGGACAAGAGCGGTGCGTTGCATGTGATCAACGAACGCAAGAAGGAAATCAATCAACTGCTGTTCGGCGACTTTCATTCTTACCTGCTTAACAAGTTCGGTGATTTGAATCAAATAGTAAGGGCGTCGGGCGTGGTGCCCAAAGGCTTAGAGTCGTTGCTGAATAAAATAGCCGATAAGGATGAGATGGAAATGACATTAAGGCGGATCAACTGGTTGGAACAACACGACGAGGACATCGTTGACCAGCAGGTCATCGAACATGTGAGCGTGGTGCAGCAACTAATTCAGAATAGGGGCGGTGAGTTGGATGTGATCTTTGGAGAGGGAGTTGTCACAATCAACGGGCTGGAATTCAGGGGCGGTCAAGGCTCGCCTACGGCGCCAGAAACATTGCTTACTTGTCAGGCCAAGATCTCCTCAAGAATGTGGCTGGGACACGGCGGTCAATGGGCGGTCGAGGTTCGTTCCAGCTATATTCGCCTCAACACTGGCAGTTTCACAACCGTGGAGGACGCCATCTGCGCTCATGAGTGGGTAGTAAGGTGGAGTGGATGGGAGGATCTTACTGGTTTCCCTGGACtctttgaaaatgaaaatagatCAAAACTACCGCAGCAGTTGCCACTGCCAGCACAAGAAGAGAGATCAGATGAGGATTTTGGATTGGTGTGCTGCAATGCCACGGGGAATGATGAAATTGAGGCAGTTGGAACCCGTAGTGAGGGGACAGAGGAATGTGTAATGGCAGATCAAGCTCGGTTGAGTTCCTTGTGTctgggaaaaaggaaaacaaagaaaaagaacccAGGAGGggagaaaagaaacaagaaaacaaatggaGTTAGATTAGCCATTCCTCTGGAGAATATCTTACAAACCAAGGGAATGCGTCGTAAAGATGCTGCAAAGCATCTCAATG TTAGCATGACTAAATTGAAGAGTTCTTGTCGGGAGTATGGTATTCAAAGATGGCCACCTCACAATGAACACAAGCTTATTAGGCAATCTCTCCCCAATGCAACTCCCGCGGTTGTCGATCAAGAGGGAATCCCACACTTGACTTCTGATATTGTGCCTTCTAATCAAGCCTTGATGGCTACTGTtgacacaaataattttttcgaaAAGGAAATTCTGCTGCCACAACTTTTGCCTACAGCTCGACAAAAGAACCTTGATGTGGGTTTTGGCAACGATGAAGATGAGGCAATTGGAATGGAGGTTGCGGGAACAATGGAAGGTGTAATGGTAGAGGCACAGTTGTATTTTGGGTGTTCAGGGAATGggaaatggaaggaaaagagcccaggaggagagagaggtaaGAACAAAACTACTGGAGTCAAAATTGCGATTGCAAAGGAGGATATCTTGGAAACTAAGGGAATGCATCTTAAAGATGCTGCAAAGCATCTCGAAG TTAGCCGATCTACGTTCAAGCGAGCATGTAGGGAGCATGGTATCGAGAGATGGCCACCTCACAAGGAACGCGAGCTTATCAGTCAATCTCACTCCAACAAATCTTCTGCGGTTGTTGATCAAGAGCGGACCCCACAATTGAATTCCGATACGCTGCTGCCTTCTGCTCAAGTCTTGGATATTGTTGGTACAAATATTGTGACTATAATGGCAAGGTATGGAGAAGTAAGAATAAAGTTTCGGCTGTCTTGGCCGTGGAGAATGGTAGAGCTGGAACAACAAGTGAAAAAGAGGCTGCCACTCGAGGCTGGAACTTATTACATCAAATACAAAGATGAGGACGATGGGTTGATGACTTTAATAGCTTGCGATGAGGATTTAGAGGATTATATCTCCAGTTCTAGCCGGCTGGGCACCCATCCGATTGAGGTATTTCTTGAGCCCAAACTAGCTAGCTCATGA